In the genome of Cinclus cinclus chromosome 35, bCinCin1.1, whole genome shotgun sequence, one region contains:
- the MRPS18B gene encoding small ribosomal subunit protein mS40 — protein sequence MALAWAVAALRAAGGGGVKAAGRPRLVPPLLRFCSTQETPKEPPTPPSPYKDRPWEYLESEEYRATYGDKPVWHGYRRNHKGSVPPQRTRKACLRRGKHVGTPCPICRDRNLLVDFRNVKLLDQFICPHSGVIFHPIHTGICMQQHRRLAQAIAQAQDHGLLWIHVPFVPVPEEDFSNQHAAVGKTPPAPALKGPGQAWYPWYEWQQPPAAEVARIRRSYQGFLQENYPDTPPSPSGK from the exons ATGGCGCTGGCCTGGGCCGTGGCGGCGCTGAGGGCGGCGGGAGGAGGCGGCGTGAAGGCAGCGGGGAGGCCGCGGCTGGTTCCG cccctcctccgCTTCTGCAGCACCCAAGAAACCCCCAAGGAGCCCCcgacccccccctccccctaCAAGGACCGGCCTTGGGAGTACCTGGAGAGCGAAG aatACCGAGCTACCTACGGTGACAAGCCGGTGTGGCACGGCTACCGCCGCAACCACAAGGGCTCTGTCCCACCCCAGCGCACCCGCAAGGCCTGTCTG CGCCGGGGGAAGCACGTGGGGACCCCCTGCCCCATCTGCCGGGACCGCAACCTGCTCGTGGATTTTCGG AACGTGAAGCTGCTGGACCAGTTCATCTGTCCCCACTCCGGTGTCATCTTCCACCCCATCCACACAG GGATCTgcatgcagcagcacagacgCCTGGCCCAGGCCATCGCCCAGGCCCAGGACCACG GTCTCCTGTGGATCCACGTCCCCTTTGTGCCGGTCCCtgaggaggatttctccaaccAACACGCGGCCGTGGGGAAAACTCCCCCGGCGCCCGCCCTGAAGGGGCCAGGCCAGGCCTGGTACCCCTGGTACGAATGGCAGCAGCCCCCTGCCGCTGAGGTGGCCCGGATTCGCCGCAGTTACCAGGGGTTCCTCCAGGAGAATTACCCGGATACCCCCCCAAGCCCGTCGGGGAAATAA